A region of Miscanthus floridulus cultivar M001 unplaced genomic scaffold, ASM1932011v1 fs_698_4, whole genome shotgun sequence DNA encodes the following proteins:
- the LOC136532742 gene encoding OPA3-like protein, producing MMLPLVKLGSLAFRTLSKPIAARLKYNAGIHPKFRGLIIGLAQANHRFTTNMQRRVYGRATDIHIRPLNEEKAIQAAADLLGELFVFSVAGAAIIYEVQRSARSEARKEEVRNQEIEAIKKREEQLAQEVQLMKQKISEMERQYSKWTLPGFCCLGTVQAAAQPAGTQQPTAA from the exons ATGATGCTCCCGCTGGTGAAGCTCGGCTCGCTCGCGTTCCGGACGCTGAGCAAGCCCATCGCGGCCCGCCTCAAGTACAACGCCGGCATCCACCCCAAGTTCCGCGGTCTCATCATCGGCCTCGCGCAG GCAAACCATCGGTTTACAACAAATATGCAGAGGCGAGTTTACGGACGTGCGACTGACATTCACATTCGGCCCCTGAATGAGGAGAAAGCTATTCAAGCTGCTGCAGATCTTCTTGGGGAACTATTTGTTTTCTCG GTTGCTGGTGCTGCAATTATCTATGAGGTGCAAAGAAGTGCTAGGTCAGAAGCCAGAAAAGAGGAAGTCCGTAATCAGGAaattgag GCGATAAAGAAAAGGGAGGAGCAACTAGCCCAGGAAGTACAGCTCATGAAACAGAAGATTAGCGAGATGGAGCGGCAGTACTCGAAGTGGACTCTTCCCGGGTTTTGCTGCTTGGGCACTGTTCAGGCGGCAGCACAGCCTGCTGGTACTCAGCAGCCAACAGCTGCGTAA
- the LOC136532739 gene encoding uncharacterized protein codes for MWWRAVRARRWVAGARPASTAAAGAEKSCRAVVVPRFGGPEVLEVRQGVPVPDLKPREVLVRARAVSINPLDLRMRSGYGRSIFEPLLPLIIGRDISGEVAATGTSASSFSIGQEVFGSLHPTALRGTYADYAILSLDELILKPSTLSHVEASAIPFAALTAWRALHGTARISEGQRVLVIGGGGAVGLAAVQLAVAAGCGVSATCGTQSIERVTGAGAEQAIDYTAEDTEAAVKGKFDAVLDTIGVPETERIGISVLRRGGHYMTLQGEAAALADRYGLAVGLPVATAALLKKQMQYRYSHGIEYWWTYMRADAEGLHEIQRLSGAGKLQIPVEKTFPISYVREAHAAKEKKLVPGKVVLEFD; via the exons ATGTGGTGGAGGGCGGTGAGGGCCCGCCGGTGGGTCGCCGGGGCGCGGCCCGCGTCCaccgcggcggcgggggcggagaAGAGCTGCCGCGCCGTGGTGGTGCCGCGTTTCGGTGGGCCGGAGGTGCTGGAGGTCAGGCAGGGCGTGCCCGTGCCCGATCTGAAGCCGCGGGAGGTGCTCGTACGCGCACGTGCTGTCTCTATCAATCCCCTGGACCTACGA ATGCGATCTGGCTATGGGCGCTCCATATTCGAGCCACTCCTACCCCTGATCATTGGTCGGGATATTAGCGGTGAAGTTGCAGCCACAGGCACTTCGGCATCGTCATTTTCTATTGGTCAAGAAGTGTTCGGTTCGTTGCATCCAACTGCTCTCAGAGGGACATATGCTGACTATGCTATCCTGTCACTGGACGAGCTTATTCTCAAACCATCTACACTCAGTCATGTG GAGGCTAGTGCAATCCCGTTTGCTGCTTTGACTGCATGGCGTGCTTTACATGGTACGGCTCGAATTTCTGAAGG ACAAAGAGTTCTTGTGATTGGTGGAGGAGGAGCGGTTGGGTTAGCTGCTGTTCAACTTGCGGTGGCTGCTGGGTGTGGGGTTTCTGCTACCTGTGGAACCCAAAGTATTGAGCGAGTTACAGGAGCTGGTGCTGAACAAGCTATTGATTACACTGCTGAG GATACTGAAGCGGCAGTTAAAGGAAAGTTTGATGCTGTTTTAGACACCATAGGAGTACCTGAGACTGAAAGAATTGGCATCAGTGTTCTTAGGAGAGGTGGACACTATATGACCCTTCAG GGAGAAGCAGCTGCACTAGCAgataggtatggattggctgtAGGGCTTCCTGTTGCTACTGCTGCTTTACTAAAGAAACAAATGCAGTATCGCTATTCTCATGGAATAG AGTATTGGTGGACATACATGAGAGCTGATGCCGAAGGGCTTCATGAGATCCAAAGGCTATCTGGAGCTGGGAAATTACAGATACCTGTGGAGAAGACCTTTCCCATCAGCTATGTAAGAGAAGCTCATGCGGCCAAGGAGAAAAAGTTGGTTCCTGGCAAGGTGGTTCTAGAATTCGATTAA